The genomic DNA ATTACAGGAATTTTCGGGAAAGTCatggaatttattgaaagttctaGGAATTTTGCAACGCTAACCTTAACTCTCTTCAGTGAAGGGGAGGAGTGGCAGGCGGTGCGGACTCTCCTGGGGAAGCACATGCTACATCCAAAGGCGGTGGAGGCCTACGACACCACTCTAAATGGCGTTGTTGATGACCTCATTTCTAAGCTCCGCCGCAGCAGGCACCAGAACCCCTGCGGTCTCGTCCCGAACATCAGCAGTGAGTTCTACCTCTTCGGCCTTGAAGGTAAGACCTATTTGCACTCAACCTGTTctctttgtttttatttttacttttacaCGGTGGCATATGAGTTCAGCATCCGAGGTCAGGTGTGAGGTTATCTGAGATCAGTCCTGTAATAAGACACAAGATCAGGAAGCAACTTTATTGTATCAATGTCAATTAGCATTGTGGGCTTCTAGTTTTGTATATTACCACCACTTACTTGTGTATGGTAGGATAGGGTATTCTGACAAGTCTATAATAGGCTTGATTGGATCTGTATTACAGAGGGAAAACAAACAAAGCCCTTCCGGAAAGCCCTTCAAACCCTTCTCACCCTTGACCTGtgcctgtcttcctctctgcagGGATCTCCTCAGTCTTGTTCGAGTCCAAGATTGGTTGCCTAGACCCTGTGGTTCCCATGGAGACAGAGTGTTTCATCCAGTCAATTAACACCATGTTTGTCATGACACTCCTCACCATGGCTATGCCCGCCTGGTTACACAAGCTGTTTCCCATGCCCTGGGACACTTTCTGCCAATGCTGGGACTACATTTTCCAATTCGGTGAGCTGCCATCTTTGATAGCCTCATACTATTGTTACATAtggtgtatttattccttgtgttattatcattctattatatatattttccccctctgcattgttgggaagggcccataagtaagcatgtcactgttagtctacgactgttgtttacgaagcatgtgacaaataaaattgttcCACCTTGGTTTAATTCTGTCAACTCTTTAGTACATGTCACCTTTTACATTAGATCTATTTAACTTCACTGACCTACTTATAATTATTAGATGCCCCCAGTGGTTAGTTACCCTCTACGGATCGATTTCTAGTAACTTGCTATAAATCGTTCCCATTCAGTAGGACCCATAGTGCGTGTGGCTGCCTTCCATTCATCACATGTAATCCCTGTAGTAAGCTTTCCCGGAGGTCTATTTTTTAGGCTAAAGCAAACGCTGAAAGTATTTAAAATATTTTAAAgagtatttgaacccagatctgaGATTTTGTTACTCTGATCTCTCTCCTTGCAGCTAAAGGTCACATTGACCAGCGTCTGAAGGAGGAAGCGGAGAAGGTGGCgcggggagaggaggtggaggggcgATATCTGACCTACTTCCTGACCCGCACAGGGCTGCCCATGAAGACGGTGTACAGCAACGTCACGGAGATGCTTCTGGCTGGGGTGGACACGGTGAAGAGAAACTCTCATGTCTTCTTCCTCTtgcatctctccctcctcattgTCTTCTCTGCCCTAATCGCTCCATCTTTGAGCCTGCTCTTTACTATTAGTTTATAAAATATCCAATAGTCATACATCTCCATTTCCTCTCACTCCTAGTCAAAAGTATACTATATAATTGAGTAAATCATAGCATACTACCTCTTCTTAAGCTGTAAGGAGCTCACTATCCTCTCCATCCACTGCTAGTGACCTTATGGTTAATGATCCTTCTGGCGTACTGACCtgttgtgtcctgtgtgtgttcagATCTCCAGCACCATGTCCTGGTCCCTGTACGAACTATCTCGGCACCCCGAGGTGCAGGCCTCGCTGAGGGAGGAGGTACTGGCCGTGATGGGGGGTCGGAGGGTGCCTGGGGCTGTTGACGTGGCTCGCATGCCCCTCATGAAGGCTGTGGTGAAGGAGGTGCTCAGGTAAGTGCTCATAGCTCCTCATTATGTAATTAAGGGGAGCTCAATTCATCCACTACCAATTTGAATGAACTATGTACCCCTGATTCAATCAACTACAACCAATCGATCAAGCATTAGACTGATCAGTCACACTGACATTGTTATGTTTTGGCTTCTCCAGACTTTATCCTGTTATTGCGGCCAATTCCAGGGTCATCGCTGACAAAGACATCCAGGTCGGAGGCTACCTCCTCCCCAAAAACGTAAGTGTTGACTTGATGTTGAGTGCTTCTTTGTCCAAATTTTTTGGAACAATCTGATGTGATATTAAGGTGGGAAGAAGGCAAACATATGTAATGGAAGGATTTTACCAAGTTTTTTAAAACTGATTCCTACCAATTCACAAGTCTATCTTATCCAGACTCTGATCACCCTCTGCCACTTCGCCACATCCCGGAATGCAGCATTTTTCCCGAACCCGGATACATTCCAGCCCCATCGCTGGCTGAACAGGTACAAAGGCCACCACCCTTACGCCTCAGTGCCCTTCGGCGTGGGCAAACGCAGCTGCATCGGCCGCCGCATTGCAGAGCTGGAGGTCTACCTGGCACTGGCACGAGTGAGTAGATCTTTGGTCACTTTTACAGCTAGGCTTTGGCAGTGAGGTTCTCTGTAAATGACATATCATTTCCATAGTGTTTTGAGTCCCAGTACATTTTCATCCTCATAGTGGACTTCCATTCTTCCAAGTACTGTACATGTGAGGGGCGCCCTCTCATTTTCTCAACCCCTCTCCTGGTCCCCATCAGATTCTGATGCATTTTGATGTGAAGCCCGATCCAGAAGGCAGTGGTGCAGCAGTCAAACCCATGACCCGGACACTGCTGGTGCCAGAGAGCGAGATCAACCTGCAGTTCATCGAGAGATGAGCGAGCCAATGACATGTTGAACACTAGCTATGTGCATTTGACAGTGACTGACAATCCCAGTCTCTCAGAGTGAGACAAATGGGAGCactgggggagaaagagggccCAACTGAAGCTGAAACCCTGCAGGCCTCAACCCACAGACCAGGCCCTCAGACCCTCAGAACTCAAGCCCAGATGGTTTGGGCATAGTACTTTAATGACAAGTGATTTTCCATCTCAATACCAGGTTGATTACCCTTGCACCACTTAAACTTTGTGCTTTATTCAATAATGCTCATGAGTGCAATATCACTTATACTTACTTGTGGTTTAGATTGTAGCCAATGATATTACCAGTAGCCAATGATATTCCCAGTGGAATCTCTGATAACTACATTATGTTCCTCTCACCTAACTAGACATGAATTGCAATTTTACTGATTTGATTAAATTAAGTTGCAAGTATGCATCTTGATCATAGCATGTAATGGTGAGTCCACCAATACCAGAATCACCCCTTTAGGCAGTCTTCAAGATTAATTTATTATAGGCCTAtttgtgtacagtaccagtaaaacatttggacacacctactcattcaagagtatttttgtaaaaaaattttttttactattttctacattgtagaataatagtgaagacatcaacactatgaaataacacatatggaatcatgtagtagccaaaaaagtgttaattaaatgttatatttgagattcttcaaagtagccaccctttgccctgacaacagctttgcacactcttggcattctctgaaccagttcatgaggtagtcacctggaatgcatttcaattaacaggtgttaatttgtggaatgtatttTAATGCGTTTGATCCAATCAGTtgggttgtgacatggtagggttgatatacagaagatagccctatttggtaaaataccaagtccatactatggcaagaacagctcaaataagcaaagagaaatgacattccatcattactttaagacatgaaggtcagtcaatccggaaaatgtcaagaactttgaaagtttctcgAAGTGCAgtcaatgatgaaactggctctcatgaggatcgccacaggaaaggaagacccagagttacctctgctgcagatgatatgttcattagaattaccagcctcagaaattgcagcccaaataaatgcttcacagagttccagtagcagacacatctcaacatcaactgttcagaggagactgtgtgaatcaggccttcatggatgaattgctacaaagaaaccacttataaaggataccaataagaataagagacttgcttgggccaagaaacacgagcaatggacattacatcggtgtaaatctgtcctttggtctgaacaGTCCAAATTTGagcttttggttccaaccgccgtgtctttgtgagacgcagagtaggtgaacgaataATCTCGAcatgtgtgtttcccaccgtgaagcatggaggaggtggtgatatggtgtgagggtgctttgatggtgacactgtgagtgatttatttagaattcaaggaacacttaaccagcatggctaccacagcattctgcagcgatacgcaatCCCATTTGGTTTGCGCCATCCCATCTTAGTGGGACgatcacttgtttttcaacaggacaatgacctaacacacctccaggctgtgtaagggatatttgaccaagaaggagagtgatggagtgcttcatcagatgacctggcctccacaatcacccgacctcaacccaattgagatggtttgggatgaagtggaccgcagagtgaaggaaaagcagccaacaagtgctcagcatatgtgggaacttcttcaagtcTATTGGCAAATCATTCaaggtgaagctgattgagagaatgccaagagtgtgcaaagctgtcatcgaggcaaaaaggtggctactttgaagaatctcaaatataaaataaatttggatttgattaacactttttttggttactacatgattccatgtgtgtaatttcattgtttttatgtcttcactattattctacaatttagaaaatagtacaaaaataAAGATAAAACCTTGAatggagtaggtgtgtccaaacttttgactggtactgtattatACTAGAACATGCAACTTATGTTTACAGCTGTGTTGGTAATGCATTGTTCTGTTCATAACCAGAACAGTTCTAACTCATTCCTTAGCTTAGACAAACAGAAAGCAACTTATTCCTCTCTAATTTAAATCATAGATTGGCAGAGGCCAAGCCAAACCAAACTTCAGTTGCATTTATTAAATGTTTACGCATTGCTGATGAAGATGCTATAAAATGCTTAGAAATATGCCGTGTACTGCCTTTAGAAGAGTGTTATTGAATTATTATTAGTTTGGACAAAACTGTGATGTTTCTATCAGAATGGTGCTTATATAGTGCTCATTAGAGTCTTAGTGAAAAATGGCAGCTGGTGGCACTAACATGGTGCTTCATATCCTCCCACCTGGGTTACTCTGTTTACAAACACTTTTGTCTTTTTAAAAGTCTTCTTATCTTATATGAAGTCGTACTCAGTTGTACAAAACTATGTATCCTCTGTGAGTTGTCTGTATCACTTACGTCAAAAAAAGAATTTGTGTGTTTGCCTTTTTCTACATCTAGAACTTGACGTGACTTGTATGATGTGGTGcttcaaaatgcattttttttctcCGTAGGCATTATAAAAAGGTTACAAAATAATGTTGTAATTGTTCACCATTAAAAGAATGTCATACATGTATGCATGGTCTTCTGTTTTCGTAGAAATGTGAAAGTCACGCTAGCTTGGGGCATATTTTCCTGTCAGGCATTCTGGTTGTAGCTTGTCTGTGGTTCAAACTGATGGGAAAATATTTAGACATGAAGGCAGGTGATTCTGGGAATGCTGCTGCTGGGTATT from Oncorhynchus keta strain PuntledgeMale-10-30-2019 chromosome 10, Oket_V2, whole genome shotgun sequence includes the following:
- the LOC118389508 gene encoding 25-hydroxyvitamin D-1 alpha hydroxylase, mitochondrial-like, producing the protein MNIAKIMLQQALKVSGRSMTPLIKWMENWAESSVGRKKIEAAHRVKTLEEMPGHTVAKFVWDLFAKRGLSRLHELQIEGVKRYGPMWKASFGPILTVHVAEPALIEQVLRQEGKTPIRSDLSSWKDYRKQRGHGYGLLTAEGEEWQAVRTLLGKHMLHPKAVEAYDTTLNGVVDDLISKLRRSRHQNPCGLVPNISSEFYLFGLEGISSVLFESKIGCLDPVVPMETECFIQSINTMFVMTLLTMAMPAWLHKLFPMPWDTFCQCWDYIFQFAKGHIDQRLKEEAEKVARGEEVEGRYLTYFLTRTGLPMKTVYSNVTEMLLAGVDTISSTMSWSLYELSRHPEVQASLREEVLAVMGGRRVPGAVDVARMPLMKAVVKEVLRLYPVIAANSRVIADKDIQVGGYLLPKNTLITLCHFATSRNAAFFPNPDTFQPHRWLNRYKGHHPYASVPFGVGKRSCIGRRIAELEVYLALARILMHFDVKPDPEGSGAAVKPMTRTLLVPESEINLQFIER